In Leptospira saintgironsiae, the DNA window CACAAAGAGCTTCGAGCATTAAAGTATTTTCTAACTTGTCCTCGACTATGAGTATAGGATCTCGGACTACACTTTTTCTCTCCTGTTTATTTTTGATCACTGAACTCGTAGAGTTAGTCATGGATTTGGTCCGCCAATTCTTCTAATACTAATTTTAGTTCGTCCAAGGAGATTGGTTGAGAAAGAACAAAGTCAAAATTCTCCTTAGAATATTTTTTTTCAAAATCTTGGGTTTCTTCCGGAAGAATAAGTATTGTTTTCCAAATTTCAGATATTCCTTCCTTTAAAGGGGAATTAGAATCTTGGAATAGAACGATTTTCTTATCCTTTTTTAGTTCCTTGAATAATAATGGTTGGTTTTGTTTTTTAAAAAAATGAGTGAGAAGTTCTGCATTTTTCTCGTTGGATAACTCTAACTGAATAAAGCAGAAATTTTTTAATTTATCAGGATAAGTTCCTGCAAAGTTCTTCCTAGGCTTAAATTGTTTAGGAGTTTGTTCCAATATAGGAAGATTCAGATAAAAAGTAGTGCCAATCCCTTGTTGGCTTTTGACCTGGATATATCCTCCATGAGCCTCTACTAATTTTTGAACGATAGAAAGCCCTAGACCTGTTCCTTCCGTGTCCCGGGATCTTGAATTTCTTACCTGATAGAATGCATCGAAGATTTTTTTCTGCTCAGAATCAGGGATACCGATCCCAGTGTCTGTGATCTCAATCAGCCAATCCTTTGTTTCTCTTTTTATAGAAAGATAAATAGAACCTTGTTCTGCGGTGAATTTTACAGCGTTTCCAACTAAATTCAAAAAGATCTGACGGATTCGTTTGGGGTCTCCCCAGATCATGGATATAAGTTCTTCAGGATCATCCCAAACTAAATGGATATGTTTTCTTATAAGTTCCGGTTCTAAAAATTCTACTACTTGCTCTAACTCCTTTCTAAGATCCATTTCAGAAAAATAGAAGGAAGACTTTCCTGCATTCAGTTTAGAAAGTTCAAGAATATCATTAATTAAACCTAATAGATGTAACCCCGATTTATGGATCAGATCTATATATCTTTTGTCGTTAGAAGTTTCGTCTTCTATTTTGATTAATTTGGAAAGCCCAATGATAGCATTCAAAGGAGTGCGAAGTTCATGACTCATATTGGCGAGAAAATCACTTTTAGCAGTGCTCGCTGCCTCTGCCTTTTCCTTTTGGACAGAAAGTTCCTTGGTCCTTTTAACTACTGTTTCTTCTAGGTTTTCTTTATGGATCTTTAGCTCTTCTAATATGGACATTCTTTCCAGATAAAAGCCGATTAGATCAACAAATGTGCGGAAAGTAAATTGTTCCTCTGGACCTGATTCACGTCCAAAAAATTCCATTCCTAAAAATCCGAACCAATCTCCTGACATTCGGATTGGAAATAAAAAAAATGTATCTGTTCTTCTTCCTTGGTAAAATGACTTTTCGGAATCCAGAAGATCCGAGGAGTGAAATTCAATGATATCATTTCTAAGTAGGTAGGGTTTCCACCTGGCAAATTTAGTAGAGAGTGAAATTTCCGGATGAGTTTCCGCAAGAGTTGCACTCGAGTAGGGACTTTTTATCTCTGCTTGTAATGCGAGTACATCTGGGTTTGCAGTTTTTTTATATAGATAGATCCTTTCTGCTTCTACCAATACCAAAAAATGTTCGATGGCTCTTTCTATAGTAAAACTTTCGTGGGTTGTATTTAATAAGATCTGGGAAGCCGCAGTAAGGCCCATTTCTGATCTAAGTCTTTTTGCGGTTAATTCTTCTCGGATAATCTTTTCGCTAACATCTCTTTGAATAGATAATAAATTCGTAATATTTCCATCTTGGTCTTTAACTGGAGAGACTTTCCACTCAGAATGATATTTGGTTCCGTCTTTTTTATAATTGATTGTGGAAGAAGAGTAGGAATCTCCACGCAATAGGCAATTTTTAAGATTTTGTAATATTCTTCTGTCGGTTTCTTTCCCGAATAAAATTTTAGGAGAGCCTCCGATTAACTCTTCTGAACTGTATCCGGTTAGCTCACAGAATGCTGGATTTACGAAAACAATAGAAGGTCCGTTCTCGTTTAGAACTGCGTCTGTAACAAGAATTGCGTCTGAAGTTTGGGAAACGATAATTTGAAAAAGTCGTGTTTCTGTGTCGAACCGTAGATCTTCCCCGACCATATTGGCCAGAGAATTTAAGCGAAAATAAACTTAATTCAACCATTTTAGCGGAAAATTCCACAAAAATGACTCATTCGGACGTAAATTACTCAAATCTGCAAGATCTGAGACATAACTGAATGTCGAAGTGACTACATCAATAGATTTGCTGGCAACTTGAAGCTCATTGAGTCCTCCCTCGAACCGGGGAAAAGATCCATAACAGCTTTCGGGTAAAATTGTATGAGCTTAGAGATAATCTCATCCACAAGTATTTGAGGAGTAGAAGCACCTGCAGTGATCCCTAGAATTTTGATCCCAGAGTCAGCTATATAATCTTTATTTAATTCTTCGAGAGAACTAACTTTGAAAGAGGATGGTTTGGATTTTTGAGCTAATTGTAAAAGCCTAAGTGAATTTGAACTATTATCCGCTCCGATTACCATCATTGCATCTATTTCTTCCATCATGGAAGAAACTGCTTCTTGTCTTTCAGTAGTTGCGTAACAGATATCATCTTTGGCTGGATGTTCTACGCTTGGGAATAATTCCGCGATCTTCTCCACCACTAATTTAGTATCAGCTACCGACAAGGTGGTTTGCATAAGATAGGTAATTGGTTTATTTATATCTATTCTTCCGACAAGTTTCTGGACATCTTCGGGAGATTCTACAAGGAACATCTGGGCTTCTCCCATGGTTCCTATTGCTTCATCATGTCCTTGGTGGCCTATATAGATGATTTGATGAGAGTCTTTATATCTGCGTGCTTTTCTGTGAACTCGAGTGACCAGTGGGCAGGTTGCGTCTCCGATCTTCATTCCTCTTCGTTTTGCTTCTTCTACAACTTCTGGAGAAACTCCATGCGCGGAGAATACTACTGTGGATCCGTCCGGTGCTTCACCTAGTTCGTTAATGAACTTGATGCCTCTTTTTTTCATATCTTCCACGACTCTACGGTTATGGACGATTTCTTTGCGGACATAGATCTGTTCTTCCGAATTGGACTGGACCTGTTCCACATAGGAAATTGCGTATTTGACTCCGGCACAGAAACCGCGGGGATTCGCTAGATAGATTTTTTCAAGCATCTGCTTTCAGACTCTGGCGCCTCCCGAAAGAGGCAAGCATTTTCGTAGCGGAAAGCTTCGCCAATTGCCCAAAAGCGACATATACACTTAATAGTAGGAAGGGATCTTTTATCTATTTTGGGGAGAAAAAAGTATCTCTTCCTATTTCAGAATCTTCCCGATTTTCAAGGGGAAGAGGTCAAGGAAGACCTCTAGGAAAATCAAACTCTCTCTTCGGAGAGATTCGGATTCAAGGAGGAACCGAATGATTATTAACCACAATATCAGTGCCATCTTCGCTCACAGAACTTTGAAGTTCAATAGCGAAAGCATGAACAAAGACATCGAAAAGTTGTCTTCCGGTATGAGAATCAACCGTGCGGGTGATGATGCATCCGGTTTGGCAGTGTCTGAAAAAATGAGGACACAGGTCGGAGGTTTACGCAGGGCGGAACAAAACACTGAAGACGGTATGTCTTTGATCCAAACGGCAGAAGGGTATCTACAAGAAACCCATGAAGTTGTTCAAAGGATCCGCGTGCTTGCTGTGCAAGCTGCGAACGGTATTTATACCGAAGAAGACCGTCAACAAATACAAGTAGAAGTATCTCAGTTGGTCGACGAGATCGACAGGATTGCTTCTCAGGCCGAGTTCAACAAAATGAAACTCCTTACTGGAGCTTTCGCTCGTTTGAACCCGACTGCAAGTATGTGGTTCCATATGGGTGCTAACATGCACCAAAGAGAAAGAGTGTATATCGAAACGATGAACACAGCGGCTCTGGGATTAAGAAACCCGACCGTTCTGACTTTCATCTCTCTTTCTACGGCGGGAAAAGCGAACTCCGTAATTGGTCTTGCTGACGATGCTCTTAGATTAATTTCTAAACAAAGAGCAGACTTAGGAGCTTATTACAACCGTCTGGAACATGCTGCTAAGGGCTTGATGAACGCTTACGAGAATATCCAAGCGGCTGAATCAAGAATTCGTGATACTGATATGGCTGAGCAAATGACCAGCTTTACCAGATATCAAATTCTGACTCAAGCTGCTACTGCGATGCTCGCTCAGGCGAACATGAAACCTCAAACCGTGCTCCAGCTATTGAAGTAATTCAATAGCTAACCTGCCGGTTTGACTAGTTAGTATTCCGGCAGGGGAGCTGGCTTTAAGCTAATGTTGGTTCTTTCGACGGGACCACGGATTTATATTTATTATAAATCGCCGTACGACTCTGAAGCCTAACTTCTCGTAAGCGAAAGTTAGGCTTTTTTTTGTACTTTGCACTTTATCCAAAATCACATCATAAGCTCGCAAGTTCCGTTCCCATTGTGAAATTTTATTCGATTTGTAATCGAATTCGAATATTAAAGATAAGTTTTAGAATGCGAAAGGTGAGGCCTTTACATTTTTGGAAGGGAAGAAGAATAACTCATCTCTAAAAGGAAACTTTTGCATCGATGCGAAACTTACACTTACCAATTACACTCTTTGTTTATCTTTTGTTATTAATTTTTGGATTGGGAAGTTTCAGCCTAATCGATTGGGATGAGAATATTTACGGTGCAGCTTCCAAGTCAATGCTCGAGACAGGAGAATATTTTAGGATCCAAGTAAACGGACAGGCATTTAGCGAAAAACCTCCTTTTTTCTTTTGGCTCGCAAATCTATTTTATAAAGTTTTCGGCCTTTCAGAATTTTCTACCAGGCTTCCTTCCGTTTTTAGTGGTTTTTTTTCCTTTTTGATCTTAGTTCAATTTGGAGCTATTTTACATTCTAAAAAGTTTGGATATGTTTGGGCATTTCTATATTCAGCTTCTCTTTTGCCTCTTCTTCTTTCAAGAACTGCCTATATAGATCATTTATTCAATACATTCATTTTAGCATCTGTTCTTTCTTTGTATTTATATGAAACAAAGGAGAAGGAGGACTTTAAGTCTAGGGCGATCTGGATCTTATCTGCAGGATTCTTTGGCGGGATTGCAGTTTTGACAAAAGGTCCGCTAGGTTTAGCAATTCCACTTTTTATATTTGGCGCAAACCGATTATTAGATAAAAATTTTAAGATCCGGATTTTTGATTTTATCTTATTTGGAATCGTTTCTATAGTAGTATTAAGTTTTTATTATCTCACAAATTTTCTTTTATATGGAAATGAGTTTATAGTCCAATTTTTCGATTTCCAGAAGAAACTTTTGACCAAGTCTTTAGAATCTCATACAGGTCCTTGGTTTTACCATTTTATAGTAATGTTTATTGGATTTTTTCCTTGGACTGTACTTTTGTTTCCAAGCGCTAAGAATTGGAGAATTTTTACCGACCCTAAGATTTCTAGGATTTCCCGGTATTTTTTAATTTGGTTGGGGATAGTTCTAGTTATCTTTTCGATCGTACAGACCAAACTCCCTCATTATTCTTCTTCTATCTATTTTCCTTTATCCTTCTTTGTATCATACTTGATCTTAGAAAAACCAGAGATCTTAAAATCGAATATATTCTCATTTTCCTTTTTAGGATTAGGTTTAGTTGTAGGTTTAATTTTTATATTTCTACCTCAGATCTCAGAATATTCCAGTTCTTCAATGGGAGTCAGAAAGGAATTATTACCGTCTTTCGATTTCTGGGACTCTTCTTCCGGATTGGTCCTATTTTTAGGCATTCTAATCGGATTTGTGGGATTACAATTATTCAGGAAAGGAAAGGCAGAAGGAAAAGATTTTTTTCTGGCTTCCACTTGGATTTCGATGTTGATCTTTGTGGGAGTTCTATCGTTTACAATCACTCCTAAGATCATTTCCTTTTTGCAAGATGGAAATTTGCGACTTTATGATAAAGCGGAGAAGTCTGGGAATCCAATTGTATATTATAAATATCTTTCCTTCTATCCGATGTTCTATAGAGAAAAGAAAATCCATATGATGGGAAGTTATAAATTCAAAGACGAAACATTTCTTTTAGATTCTAAGGAGAAACTTTCAATTATCTGCAATCGAAACAGCGTGCTTGAGTTGGTATTAACTTATCCACAAAGAAGTTTTCAGGAAGTTTCTGCTGAAAGCGGGGTTGTACTTTTGGATTCTTCTCCGAAGTAACGGAATTCAGAATCTACATTCCGCACTTTGGAGCGCAAGATTTGATTTGCGAAATTCTTATTTTTATGATTTAGAGCTGTAAGGTTTCGCCCACGGGCCTCTCCCCACCACCCAAGCTCAGGGTGGGGGCGGCTTTCGAAATATTGCGGAACGGAGCTTCCATTCCAAATCGAATCAGCCTTAATTCAAAATTTGTTCTCTGGATTTTGGAAACTGTATGCAAAACGAGTCCGATTGCAATCTGTATCCAAGAAAATAACATGAGTCCTGTAGCAAGCACTGCCAAAGGAACATGATACACATATCTATATTCTATATAATCTATAACTGGGGGAGTTCCAGCGACCAAGGACAAGATCCCGGAAACCATAGAAAAAAATCCGAAAAAGTGCATTGGCTTATAATCCTTAAAGATCCATAATATATTTTTCACCACCTTATATCCATCTTTGATGGTATTTAGTTTAGAGAGACTTCCAGCCGGTCTGTCTTTATATGGAACTGAGACCTCTTCCAATCTGAACCTTTTGTCTAATGCATGCAAGGTCATTTCGATCTCTATTTCAAAACCAGACGATAGGATCGGATAATTTTTTACGAATCTTCGTGAGAATACTCTATAACCGCTCATTGGGTCTTTGAGTCTTGTTCCGAATAAAAAGTTAATTAATGTAAGAACAAGTTTGTTCCCAGTAGAATGAAACCTTCTTTTATTCTCTCTTCCGTAATCTCCCTCACTAAGGCGATCTCCTACTATCATATCCAAATCTTTTTCCTTCAAGGTTTGGATCATAGAATGAATCTTAGAAGCGGGGTAGGTCAGATCCGCATCGCACATGATATAAATTTCTGCATCAATCTTTGTAAAAGCAGCTCTTACTGCATTTGCCTTTCCCTGTCTAGGCTCAAAGATCACTTCTCCTTGGATTGAATGTTCTACTAAAAGATTTCTGGAAATCTCAGAGGTTCGATCCTTTGAATTATTATCTACAATTACAAAATATGCATTCGGGATCTCTTTATAAAATTCGATGATTGTTTTTTCAATAGTAAGCTCTTCGTTATATGCAGGAAGAACTAATACAAGAGGGAAGGATTTCATTCTAAAATAGAATTCCTCTAAGCATATGAGAAGAATCATCCAGAATTCGATTCTTCTCTGTTACAGATCCATGAATCCGAAACATCTCAGATTTTAAATCGTATACAAGTTGTAACATTCTAAATGTAGAATTATAGTTTTCGCTTTAAGCCTTCGTTTTGTACTAGCGATAGAATGAAAAGAAGTAGGATAATCCTATTAATTTCTATCTTTCTCGGGACATTATTACTCGGAAATCTACTAACTTGGTCGATTTTCAGAGCGGATACTTTTAGGTCCTCAGTAGATTGGGAAAAATATTCCAATCCTTATAAAAGAAATACCAAGCTCAAACTCCAAAAAGCAGGAATCCATTTACATACTAACCGCACCTGGTTCACTCCCGGCAGGAATTCGCCAGAAGAGATTGAAACAGTATATGCAGCAAATGGTTATAAAATTTTAGGCTTCACTGATTACGAAAGAGTAACCAGTCCAGATTCTCCCAAACTAGCACAGATCAGAGGATATGAATGGGGAACCAATCTTAGAAAAAGACATTTCAGTGTCTTAGGTATAGAAGATGCGAGTTACGATCTATTTCCTCTCTACGCTGATCCAGAAAATCTTCAATGGGTAATTGATAAGATCGAATCCAAAAATGGATTCGTAGTGATTAACCATCCTCTTCTGAATGATTCCTTTCCATTAAAACTTCTATCTCAATTGAAAGAATATGATGCATTAGAAGTGATGAGCCCTTTTGGTGATATTCCAAAGTTTTGGGATAAGTTATTAAGCGAGAAACATCCTTCTTTCTGTATGGCGTCCGATGACCTGCATTATCTCCCAAGAGATGAATACTTAAGAGTTAGAACTTCAGGTATTCCAAACTGGAGAGATCTAAGTTCCGAAATTTACAAACAAGAAGGAGAATCTTTAATGAGATATCTTCTTGTAAATACTGATAGTCTAGATGAAAAAGAAGTCCTCCGTTCCCTGAAAGAAGGAAATTATCTTTGTGTTCGCAAGATGGAAAGAAGTTTAGCAGAACCTAAATTAGGCTCATTAGGACTAAATTCAGATAATGAAATACATTTTGATTTCGAAGACACTCCGATAAGTGTAGACTTCATTGGTCAAAATTCTGAAATTCTATCTCACATTTCCTACCAGAATAAAGGCTCTTATAGATTGAAACCTACTGATCTGTATGTGAGAGTCCAA includes these proteins:
- a CDS encoding PAS domain-containing sensor histidine kinase, producing MVGEDLRFDTETRLFQIIVSQTSDAILVTDAVLNENGPSIVFVNPAFCELTGYSSEELIGGSPKILFGKETDRRILQNLKNCLLRGDSYSSSTINYKKDGTKYHSEWKVSPVKDQDGNITNLLSIQRDVSEKIIREELTAKRLRSEMGLTAASQILLNTTHESFTIERAIEHFLVLVEAERIYLYKKTANPDVLALQAEIKSPYSSATLAETHPEISLSTKFARWKPYLLRNDIIEFHSSDLLDSEKSFYQGRRTDTFFLFPIRMSGDWFGFLGMEFFGRESGPEEQFTFRTFVDLIGFYLERMSILEELKIHKENLEETVVKRTKELSVQKEKAEAASTAKSDFLANMSHELRTPLNAIIGLSKLIKIEDETSNDKRYIDLIHKSGLHLLGLINDILELSKLNAGKSSFYFSEMDLRKELEQVVEFLEPELIRKHIHLVWDDPEELISMIWGDPKRIRQIFLNLVGNAVKFTAEQGSIYLSIKRETKDWLIEITDTGIGIPDSEQKKIFDAFYQVRNSRSRDTEGTGLGLSIVQKLVEAHGGYIQVKSQQGIGTTFYLNLPILEQTPKQFKPRKNFAGTYPDKLKNFCFIQLELSNEKNAELLTHFFKKQNQPLLFKELKKDKKIVLFQDSNSPLKEGISEIWKTILILPEETQDFEKKYSKENFDFVLSQPISLDELKLVLEELADQIHD
- the ispH gene encoding 4-hydroxy-3-methylbut-2-enyl diphosphate reductase, whose translation is MLEKIYLANPRGFCAGVKYAISYVEQVQSNSEEQIYVRKEIVHNRRVVEDMKKRGIKFINELGEAPDGSTVVFSAHGVSPEVVEEAKRRGMKIGDATCPLVTRVHRKARRYKDSHQIIYIGHQGHDEAIGTMGEAQMFLVESPEDVQKLVGRIDINKPITYLMQTTLSVADTKLVVEKIAELFPSVEHPAKDDICYATTERQEAVSSMMEEIDAMMVIGADNSSNSLRLLQLAQKSKPSSFKVSSLEELNKDYIADSGIKILGITAGASTPQILVDEIISKLIQFYPKAVMDLFPGSREDSMSFKLPANLLM
- a CDS encoding flagellin, whose product is MIINHNISAIFAHRTLKFNSESMNKDIEKLSSGMRINRAGDDASGLAVSEKMRTQVGGLRRAEQNTEDGMSLIQTAEGYLQETHEVVQRIRVLAVQAANGIYTEEDRQQIQVEVSQLVDEIDRIASQAEFNKMKLLTGAFARLNPTASMWFHMGANMHQRERVYIETMNTAALGLRNPTVLTFISLSTAGKANSVIGLADDALRLISKQRADLGAYYNRLEHAAKGLMNAYENIQAAESRIRDTDMAEQMTSFTRYQILTQAATAMLAQANMKPQTVLQLLK
- a CDS encoding ArnT family glycosyltransferase, which codes for MRNLHLPITLFVYLLLLIFGLGSFSLIDWDENIYGAASKSMLETGEYFRIQVNGQAFSEKPPFFFWLANLFYKVFGLSEFSTRLPSVFSGFFSFLILVQFGAILHSKKFGYVWAFLYSASLLPLLLSRTAYIDHLFNTFILASVLSLYLYETKEKEDFKSRAIWILSAGFFGGIAVLTKGPLGLAIPLFIFGANRLLDKNFKIRIFDFILFGIVSIVVLSFYYLTNFLLYGNEFIVQFFDFQKKLLTKSLESHTGPWFYHFIVMFIGFFPWTVLLFPSAKNWRIFTDPKISRISRYFLIWLGIVLVIFSIVQTKLPHYSSSIYFPLSFFVSYLILEKPEILKSNIFSFSFLGLGLVVGLIFIFLPQISEYSSSSMGVRKELLPSFDFWDSSSGLVLFLGILIGFVGLQLFRKGKAEGKDFFLASTWISMLIFVGVLSFTITPKIISFLQDGNLRLYDKAEKSGNPIVYYKYLSFYPMFYREKKIHMMGSYKFKDETFLLDSKEKLSIICNRNSVLELVLTYPQRSFQEVSAESGVVLLDSSPK
- a CDS encoding glycosyltransferase family 2 protein, producing MKSFPLVLVLPAYNEELTIEKTIIEFYKEIPNAYFVIVDNNSKDRTSEISRNLLVEHSIQGEVIFEPRQGKANAVRAAFTKIDAEIYIMCDADLTYPASKIHSMIQTLKEKDLDMIVGDRLSEGDYGRENKRRFHSTGNKLVLTLINFLFGTRLKDPMSGYRVFSRRFVKNYPILSSGFEIEIEMTLHALDKRFRLEEVSVPYKDRPAGSLSKLNTIKDGYKVVKNILWIFKDYKPMHFFGFFSMVSGILSLVAGTPPVIDYIEYRYVYHVPLAVLATGLMLFSWIQIAIGLVLHTVSKIQRTNFELRLIRFGMEAPFRNISKAAPTLSLGGGERPVGETLQL
- a CDS encoding PHP domain-containing protein; the protein is MKRSRIILLISIFLGTLLLGNLLTWSIFRADTFRSSVDWEKYSNPYKRNTKLKLQKAGIHLHTNRTWFTPGRNSPEEIETVYAANGYKILGFTDYERVTSPDSPKLAQIRGYEWGTNLRKRHFSVLGIEDASYDLFPLYADPENLQWVIDKIESKNGFVVINHPLLNDSFPLKLLSQLKEYDALEVMSPFGDIPKFWDKLLSEKHPSFCMASDDLHYLPRDEYLRVRTSGIPNWRDLSSEIYKQEGESLMRYLLVNTDSLDEKEVLRSLKEGNYLCVRKMERSLAEPKLGSLGLNSDNEIHFDFEDTPISVDFIGQNSEILSHISYQNKGSYRLKPTDLYVRVQVIYPTAIILSNPFFQKP